A window of Notolabrus celidotus isolate fNotCel1 chromosome 11, fNotCel1.pri, whole genome shotgun sequence contains these coding sequences:
- the prim1 gene encoding DNA primase small subunit, whose amino-acid sequence MPSSGYDSASLPDLLPLYYRRLFPFSQYHRWLNYGGVQKNYFQNREFSFTLKDDIYVRYQSFSTQADLEKEMQKMNPYKIDIGAIYSHRPNQHNTVKSGTFQALEKELVFDIDMTDYDDVRSCCSAADICTKCWTLMTIAVRILDRALREDFGFQHLLWVYSGRRGIHCWVCDEAARKLSVAARSAVAEYLSLIKGGEETVKKVVLVDPIHPFIRESLTVVEQYFPQYALQDQDILGRKESVNKVLGLVPEDVRKELQQHFQNERRPESRWELIKDHAQKKQATAKKGQYFEKEIMLQYCYPRLDVNVSKGVNHLLKSPFSVHPKTGRISVPMDLKDLDTFDPFDVPTISLICEELDRPRAGEEEEKLEDTKEKEEEKDAAERRKIRDYKRTSLAKYVKYFDQFLDGMASSWKGELLRKSDLKKNFEQDQQSEDGSIMRNYFL is encoded by the exons ATGCCGTCTTCAGGTTATGACTCGGCCAGTTTGCCGGATTTATTACCGCTGTACTACCGACGACTGTTCCCCTTCTCCCAGTATCACCGCTGGCTAAACTATGGAGGAG TGCAGAAGAACTACTTTCAGAACCGAGAGTTCTCCTTCACACTCAAAGATGACATCTATGTTCGCTACCAGTCGTTCAGCACTCAAGCAGACCTGGAGAAGGAAATGCAGAAAATGAACCCGTACAAAATCGACATTGGAGCAATATACAGTCACAGG CCCAATCAACACAACACAGTGAAGTCAGGAACCTTTCAGGCACTGGAGAAGGAGCTGGTGTTTGATATTGATATGACAGATTATGATGACGTCAGGAGCTGTTGCAG TGCTGCAGACATTTGCACTAAGTGCTGGACTCTGATGACCATCGCCGTTCGCATCCTGGACAGAGCTCTTCGAG AGGACTTTGGTTTCCAGCACCTGTTGTGGGTGTATTCTGGAAGAAGAGGAATACATTGCTGGGTGTGTGATGAAGCTGCAAGGAAGCTGTCTGTGGCAGCTCGCTCTGCAGTTGCAGAATACCTCAGCCTGATTAAG GGAGGTGAAGAGACGGTGAAGAAAGTTGTGCTGGTGGATCCAATTCACCCTTTTATCAG AGAATCGTTGACAGTGGTGGAGCAGTACTTCCCTCAGTACGCTCTTCAGGACCAGGACATTCTGGGCCGCAAGGAATCTGTAAATAAAGTGCTGGGACTCGTGCCTGAAG ATGTGAGAAAAGAGTTACAGCAGCACTTCCAGAATGAGAGGAGACCTGAGAGCCGTTGGGAGCTGATCAAGGACCATGCTCAAAAGAAGCAG GCAACTGCAAAAAAGGGCCAATACTTTGAGAAGGAAATCATGCTGCAGTATTGTTACCCTCGGCTGGATGTGAACGTCAGTAAAGGGGTGAACCACTTGCTGAAAAGTCCTTTCAGTGTCCATCCAAAAACTG GGCGCATCTCTGTCCCCATGGACCTCAAAGACTTGGACACATTTGATCCTTTCGATGTGCCCACGATCAG TTTGATCTGTGAGGAGCTGGATCGACCCAGggcaggagaagaggaagagaaattaGAGGACacaaaggagaaagaagaggagaaggacgCAGCAGAGAGACGGAAGATCAGAG aTTACAAAAGAACAAGTCTGGCTAAGTATGTGAAATACTTTGATCAGTTTCTGGATGGAATGGCGAGTTCTTGGAAAGGAGAACTTCTCAGAAAGAGTG atcTTAAAAAGAATTTTGAACAGGATCAACAATCAGAGGATGGGTCCATTATGAGAAATTACTTTCTCTAA
- the naca gene encoding nascent polypeptide-associated complex subunit alpha isoform X3, with translation MPGEATETVPVTEQEMQQPQVETGSGTESDSDDSVPELEEQDSAQTQTQQAQLAAAAEIDEEPVSKAKQSRSEKKARKAMSKLGLRQVTGVTRVTIRKSKNILFVITKPDVYKSPASDTYIVFGEAKIEDLSQQAQLAAAEKFKVQGEAVSNIQENTQTPTVQEESEEEEVDETGVEVKDIELVMSQANVSRAKAVRALKNNNNDIVNAIMELTM, from the exons ATGCCCGGTGAAGCCACAGAAACGGTCCCTGTGACCGAGCAGGAGATGcagcagcctcaagtggagactg GATCTGGCACTGAGTCAGACAGCGATGACTCAGTCCCTGAGCTGGAGGAACAGGACtctgcacagacacagacacagcaagCTCAG cttgcagcagcagctgaaataGACGAGGAACCAGTCAGCAAAGCCAAACAGAGCCGCAGTGAAAAGAAGGCACGAAAG GCAATGTCAAAGCTTGGTCTCAGGCAGGTAACAGGGGTCACCAGGGTCACCATTCGCAAGTCAAAGAACATCCTGTTCGTCATTACCAAACCAGACGTCTACAAGAGCCCCGCATCAGACACATACATCGTCTTCGGTGAAGCTAAG ATCGAGGATCTTTCCCAGCAAGCCCAGCTGGCAGCAGCAGAAAAGTTCAAGGTACAGGGAGAAGCCGTTTCAAATATCcaggaaaacacacagacgCCAACAGTACAGGAGGAGAGCGAAGAAGAAGAG GTTGATGAGACCGGAGTCGAGGTTAAGGACATTGAACTCGTTATGTCGCAAGCCAACGTGTCGCGAGCGAAGGCTGTACGTgccctgaaaaacaacaacaacgacatTGTCAATGCTATTATG GAGTTGACAATGTAA
- the naca gene encoding nascent polypeptide-associated complex subunit alpha isoform X2 codes for MPGEATETVPVTEQEMQQPQVETAAVLNSPTPLETADATVSKTTPLEKTPEAAVSTQEIGSPEEASIQTTVDQSNGEAVIQEVAEQIEETTPVPPQEVTAEPAATAAPADVSVPEESVAPAEAPVAPSEDLQADEVAAPIQELVAATEELTIQDVAQVSVEDEPAADLSVPEESAPPAEAPVVSSENLQADEVAAPITESVVAAEESAVQDITSVEDEPAAVPEEIPADPVPCAPEGVSANTEDVTATDAPKTEVEEQTKSEVVQDAVLPADVIVDVATQNEKPNKEEPVTLPTKAIQSKGTSKCDGPPLSTHHLSGSGTESDSDDSVPELEEQDSAQTQTQQAQLAAAAEIDEEPVSKAKQSRSEKKARKAMSKLGLRQVTGVTRVTIRKSKNILFVITKPDVYKSPASDTYIVFGEAKIEDLSQQAQLAAAEKFKVQGEAVSNIQENTQTPTVQEESEEEEVDETGVEVKDIELVMSQANVSRAKAVRALKNNNNDIVNAIMELTM; via the exons ATGCCCGGTGAAGCCACAGAAACGGTCCCTGTGACCGAGCAGGAGATGcagcagcctcaagtggagactg CTGCAGTATTGAATTCACCTACTCCTCTCGAGACTGCTGACGCTACAGTGAGCAAGACAACCCCTCTGGAGAAAACTCCAGAAGCCGCTGTTTCTACTCAAGAGATAGGCTCCCCAGAAGAAGCAAGCATTCAGACTACTGTTGATCAGTCGAACGGAGAAGCTGTGATCCAAGAAGTAGCTGAGCAAATAGAGGAGACAACACCTGTTCCACCGCAAGAGGTGACTGCTGAGCCAGCCGCCACCGCCGCTCCAGCTGATGTGTCGGTTCCAGAAGAGTCTGTGGCCCCTGCTGAAGCTCCTGTTGCGCCATCAGAAGATCTGCAAGCTGATGAAGTAGCAGCTCCAATTCAAGAGTTAGTTGCTGCCACTGAAGAATTGACCATCCAAGACGTTGCACAGGTTTCTGTTGAAGATGAGCCAGCAGCTGATTTGTCAGTTCCTGAAGAGTCTGCGCCTCCTGCTGAAGCCCCTGTGGTGTCGTCGGAAAATCTGCAAGCTGATGAAGTAGCAGCTCCAATTACAGAGTCAGTTGTTGCTGCTGAAGAATCGGCCGTCCAAGACATTACCTCTGTTGAAGACGAGCCAGCAGCTGTGCCAGAAGAAATCCCTGCTGATCCAGTACCATGTGCTCCTGAAGGCGTCAGTGCAAACACTGAAGATGTGACGGCAACTGATGCTCCAAAGACTGAGGTAGAAGAACAGACGAAATCGGAAGTGGTTCAAGATGCCGTGTTGCCTGCTGATGTGATCGTCGATGTGGCTACTCAAAATGAAAAACCCAACAAAGAAGAGCCTGTTACACTTCCCACAAAAGCCATTCAGTCAAAGGGGACCTCCAAATGTGACGGCCCTCCTCTTTCCACTCACCACCTGTCAG GATCTGGCACTGAGTCAGACAGCGATGACTCAGTCCCTGAGCTGGAGGAACAGGACtctgcacagacacagacacagcaagCTCAG cttgcagcagcagctgaaataGACGAGGAACCAGTCAGCAAAGCCAAACAGAGCCGCAGTGAAAAGAAGGCACGAAAG GCAATGTCAAAGCTTGGTCTCAGGCAGGTAACAGGGGTCACCAGGGTCACCATTCGCAAGTCAAAGAACATCCTGTTCGTCATTACCAAACCAGACGTCTACAAGAGCCCCGCATCAGACACATACATCGTCTTCGGTGAAGCTAAG ATCGAGGATCTTTCCCAGCAAGCCCAGCTGGCAGCAGCAGAAAAGTTCAAGGTACAGGGAGAAGCCGTTTCAAATATCcaggaaaacacacagacgCCAACAGTACAGGAGGAGAGCGAAGAAGAAGAG GTTGATGAGACCGGAGTCGAGGTTAAGGACATTGAACTCGTTATGTCGCAAGCCAACGTGTCGCGAGCGAAGGCTGTACGTgccctgaaaaacaacaacaacgacatTGTCAATGCTATTATG GAGTTGACAATGTAA
- the naca gene encoding nascent polypeptide-associated complex subunit alpha isoform X1, which yields MLFLLHPESELLPKPTTLIALPHVTHDACPLSAAVLNSPTPLETADATVSKTTPLEKTPEAAVSTQEIGSPEEASIQTTVDQSNGEAVIQEVAEQIEETTPVPPQEVTAEPAATAAPADVSVPEESVAPAEAPVAPSEDLQADEVAAPIQELVAATEELTIQDVAQVSVEDEPAADLSVPEESAPPAEAPVVSSENLQADEVAAPITESVVAAEESAVQDITSVEDEPAAVPEEIPADPVPCAPEGVSANTEDVTATDAPKTEVEEQTKSEVVQDAVLPADVIVDVATQNEKPNKEEPVTLPTKAIQSKGTSKCDGPPLSTHHLSGSGTESDSDDSVPELEEQDSAQTQTQQAQLAAAAEIDEEPVSKAKQSRSEKKARKAMSKLGLRQVTGVTRVTIRKSKNILFVITKPDVYKSPASDTYIVFGEAKIEDLSQQAQLAAAEKFKVQGEAVSNIQENTQTPTVQEESEEEEVDETGVEVKDIELVMSQANVSRAKAVRALKNNNNDIVNAIMELTM from the exons atgttgtttttattacaccCTGAAAGTGAACTTCTCCCAAAACCAACTACCTTGATTGCCCTCCCTCATGTTACCCATGATGCCTGTCCTTTATCAGCTGCAGTATTGAATTCACCTACTCCTCTCGAGACTGCTGACGCTACAGTGAGCAAGACAACCCCTCTGGAGAAAACTCCAGAAGCCGCTGTTTCTACTCAAGAGATAGGCTCCCCAGAAGAAGCAAGCATTCAGACTACTGTTGATCAGTCGAACGGAGAAGCTGTGATCCAAGAAGTAGCTGAGCAAATAGAGGAGACAACACCTGTTCCACCGCAAGAGGTGACTGCTGAGCCAGCCGCCACCGCCGCTCCAGCTGATGTGTCGGTTCCAGAAGAGTCTGTGGCCCCTGCTGAAGCTCCTGTTGCGCCATCAGAAGATCTGCAAGCTGATGAAGTAGCAGCTCCAATTCAAGAGTTAGTTGCTGCCACTGAAGAATTGACCATCCAAGACGTTGCACAGGTTTCTGTTGAAGATGAGCCAGCAGCTGATTTGTCAGTTCCTGAAGAGTCTGCGCCTCCTGCTGAAGCCCCTGTGGTGTCGTCGGAAAATCTGCAAGCTGATGAAGTAGCAGCTCCAATTACAGAGTCAGTTGTTGCTGCTGAAGAATCGGCCGTCCAAGACATTACCTCTGTTGAAGACGAGCCAGCAGCTGTGCCAGAAGAAATCCCTGCTGATCCAGTACCATGTGCTCCTGAAGGCGTCAGTGCAAACACTGAAGATGTGACGGCAACTGATGCTCCAAAGACTGAGGTAGAAGAACAGACGAAATCGGAAGTGGTTCAAGATGCCGTGTTGCCTGCTGATGTGATCGTCGATGTGGCTACTCAAAATGAAAAACCCAACAAAGAAGAGCCTGTTACACTTCCCACAAAAGCCATTCAGTCAAAGGGGACCTCCAAATGTGACGGCCCTCCTCTTTCCACTCACCACCTGTCAG GATCTGGCACTGAGTCAGACAGCGATGACTCAGTCCCTGAGCTGGAGGAACAGGACtctgcacagacacagacacagcaagCTCAG cttgcagcagcagctgaaataGACGAGGAACCAGTCAGCAAAGCCAAACAGAGCCGCAGTGAAAAGAAGGCACGAAAG GCAATGTCAAAGCTTGGTCTCAGGCAGGTAACAGGGGTCACCAGGGTCACCATTCGCAAGTCAAAGAACATCCTGTTCGTCATTACCAAACCAGACGTCTACAAGAGCCCCGCATCAGACACATACATCGTCTTCGGTGAAGCTAAG ATCGAGGATCTTTCCCAGCAAGCCCAGCTGGCAGCAGCAGAAAAGTTCAAGGTACAGGGAGAAGCCGTTTCAAATATCcaggaaaacacacagacgCCAACAGTACAGGAGGAGAGCGAAGAAGAAGAG GTTGATGAGACCGGAGTCGAGGTTAAGGACATTGAACTCGTTATGTCGCAAGCCAACGTGTCGCGAGCGAAGGCTGTACGTgccctgaaaaacaacaacaacgacatTGTCAATGCTATTATG GAGTTGACAATGTAA